One genomic region from Cellulosilyticum sp. I15G10I2 encodes:
- a CDS encoding AraC family transcriptional regulator, which translates to MICFKPKNEHINLELNLDMKLYYCGTGDCENNFSWGPGIKDHYKLHYIHSGHGIFKAGDTTYSVSKGEGFLICPNVVASYHPISEEAWNYSWVAFNGLHAESYLKRAHLTAEHPLFKSTDEDRMNACFQAIFDAINCEKSMDLKSLSAFYNLLSLIIEGSCSDNLEKNSSKPQDLYIKQAIEFIDTNYSRKITIQEIANYVGIDRKYLSKLFSNTLNISPQNYVVSFRLKKACDLLTSSNLSINEISNSIGYGDPFLFSNIFKKHYGMSPRTYRDRLENPND; encoded by the coding sequence ATGATTTGTTTTAAACCTAAAAATGAACACATTAATCTAGAATTAAACCTTGATATGAAACTCTACTACTGTGGGACTGGAGACTGTGAAAATAATTTTTCCTGGGGCCCTGGTATTAAAGATCATTATAAACTCCACTACATACATAGCGGTCACGGCATCTTTAAAGCCGGTGATACTACCTACTCCGTTTCAAAAGGAGAAGGCTTTTTGATATGCCCAAACGTTGTAGCCTCCTACCATCCAATCTCCGAAGAGGCGTGGAATTACTCCTGGGTTGCCTTTAACGGACTTCATGCTGAAAGCTACTTAAAACGCGCCCATTTGACTGCCGAACACCCACTCTTTAAATCTACCGATGAAGATCGTATGAATGCATGCTTCCAGGCTATATTCGATGCAATTAATTGTGAAAAATCTATGGATCTTAAGTCACTTAGCGCCTTCTATAATCTCCTATCACTTATTATAGAAGGGTCTTGTTCAGATAATCTCGAAAAGAATTCTTCTAAACCCCAGGATTTATACATTAAGCAAGCGATTGAATTTATAGATACTAATTATTCCCGCAAAATAACCATACAAGAAATTGCAAACTATGTTGGGATTGACCGCAAGTATCTTTCTAAACTTTTCTCAAATACGCTTAATATTTCGCCACAAAACTATGTTGTTAGTTTTAGACTAAAAAAAGCCTGTGATTTACTCACAAGCTCTAACTTATCTATTAACGAAATATCTAATTCCATAGGATATGGCGATCCCTTTTTATTCTCTAACATCTTTAAAAAACACTACGGCATGTCTCCAAGAACATATCGCGACCGGTTGGAAAACCCTAACGATTAG
- a CDS encoding aldo/keto reductase encodes MRYRKFGNTGESVSVLGFGCMRLPEMELNGKWYIDEDKALPLLFRAYEEGVNYFDSAPYYCHKNSEYAMGKALKSVRDKVMMTTKLPFEVIASPADFRKTLENSLTKIGTDYIDFYHLWGINKGSLQTIEKYNLFNEARKAKDEGLVRHMCFSFHDVPENMIDMIDAGEGILETVLCQYNLLDRSNEKSIAYAKSKGYGVAAMGPVAGGRLSAPTELYKKLTGKASMATYELALRFVLGNEDISLALSGMENMDMLEKNLAIADLATYMTRADWDQVGVAMEEVKKFSELYCTGCNYCQPCPENIIIPKLFNMYTYHNVYGLTVTAKSEFENYKKNTKNSAMPEACIDCGLCEEKCPQHLNIRSEMKRVVEVLEAL; translated from the coding sequence ATGAGATATCGTAAATTTGGCAATACTGGGGAAAGTGTGTCTGTTTTAGGGTTTGGCTGTATGAGGTTGCCTGAGATGGAATTGAATGGGAAGTGGTATATCGATGAAGATAAGGCATTACCTCTACTTTTTAGGGCTTATGAAGAAGGCGTTAACTATTTTGATTCGGCACCTTATTATTGCCATAAAAATAGTGAGTATGCTATGGGTAAAGCCCTAAAAAGTGTTAGAGATAAAGTGATGATGACCACAAAGCTGCCGTTTGAAGTGATCGCATCACCCGCTGATTTTAGAAAAACGTTGGAGAATAGTCTAACTAAAATAGGTACCGATTATATTGATTTTTATCATTTGTGGGGCATTAATAAAGGTTCTTTGCAGACCATTGAAAAATATAACCTTTTTAATGAAGCCAGGAAAGCAAAGGATGAGGGCTTGGTAAGGCATATGTGCTTTTCTTTTCATGATGTCCCTGAAAATATGATTGATATGATAGATGCAGGAGAGGGGATCCTTGAAACAGTGCTATGTCAGTATAACTTGCTGGATAGGTCGAATGAAAAGTCTATTGCATATGCAAAGTCTAAAGGATATGGCGTAGCGGCTATGGGGCCAGTAGCGGGGGGAAGGCTTTCGGCACCAACAGAGCTCTATAAAAAGCTTACAGGAAAAGCATCTATGGCAACGTATGAACTGGCGTTAAGGTTTGTACTCGGCAATGAAGATATATCCCTTGCGCTTTCGGGGATGGAGAATATGGATATGCTCGAGAAAAATCTCGCTATTGCAGATCTTGCAACCTATATGACCAGGGCAGACTGGGATCAAGTCGGTGTGGCAATGGAAGAGGTTAAAAAGTTTTCAGAACTTTACTGCACAGGATGCAACTACTGCCAGCCTTGTCCAGAAAATATCATTATTCCTAAGCTATTTAATATGTATACGTACCATAATGTTTACGGACTGACAGTAACTGCAAAAAGTGAATTCGAAAATTATAAGAAAAATACTAAGAATAGCGCTATGCCAGAGGCTTGTATTGACTGTGGTTTATGTGAAGAGAAATGTCCACAGCATCTCAATATAAGAAGTGAAATGAAGCGGGTAGTTGAAGTTTTAGAAGCACTTTAA
- a CDS encoding 2-hydroxyacid dehydrogenase, protein MIKPKVLIASRISKEAEAYIGTYCDYERWEGPRQIPQEVLFEKLQDKEGAILTGIPVNEELLSHAPKLRVASNVSVGYNNFDIKAMKARGIIGTNTPGVLENTVADLVMGLMLATARRISELDHYVKAGRWKREDNKNLFGLDVYGTTLGIIGMGRIGEAIAKRAKFGFDMEVRYYNRTRKYEAEKHLGVVYSDFETLLKTSDFVVLIVPLTEDTYHMIGTKEFALMKESAFFINASRGQTVDEEALIRALENKELLGAGLDVFETEPVQPDNPLLRLPNVITVPHIGSSTEKTRRCMAMTAAKNLVAALQGDITDSCVPELRRKGSR, encoded by the coding sequence GTGATTAAGCCTAAAGTATTGATTGCTTCGAGGATATCTAAAGAAGCAGAAGCTTACATTGGTACTTATTGTGACTATGAAAGATGGGAAGGGCCCAGACAAATTCCACAAGAGGTATTATTTGAAAAACTACAGGATAAAGAGGGCGCTATACTTACTGGTATTCCTGTTAATGAAGAGCTGCTTAGCCATGCGCCTAAGTTAAGAGTAGCCAGTAATGTGTCAGTTGGATACAACAACTTTGATATTAAGGCGATGAAAGCCAGGGGGATTATAGGAACTAACACCCCAGGTGTATTAGAAAATACGGTAGCAGACTTAGTAATGGGACTGATGCTTGCTACAGCTCGGCGCATTTCTGAGCTTGATCACTATGTAAAGGCTGGCAGATGGAAAAGGGAAGATAATAAAAATCTATTTGGACTGGATGTATATGGCACAACACTTGGCATTATTGGCATGGGCAGAATAGGAGAAGCGATAGCTAAAAGGGCTAAGTTCGGTTTTGATATGGAAGTGCGCTATTATAATAGAACCAGAAAATACGAAGCAGAAAAGCATTTAGGCGTAGTATACAGTGACTTTGAAACACTTCTAAAAACCAGCGACTTTGTCGTACTGATTGTGCCGCTTACGGAAGATACATACCATATGATAGGCACAAAGGAATTTGCTCTAATGAAAGAGAGTGCTTTTTTCATTAATGCTTCCCGCGGCCAGACGGTGGATGAAGAGGCGCTGATCAGGGCACTGGAGAATAAAGAACTATTAGGAGCAGGGCTGGATGTTTTTGAAACAGAACCTGTTCAACCAGATAATCCTCTGCTTAGGCTGCCAAATGTTATAACAGTTCCTCATATAGGTTCATCAACCGAAAAGACGCGCAGGTGCATGGCAATGACAGCTGCAAAAAATTTAGTGGCAGCACTTCAAGGAGATATAACAGATAGCTGTGTGCCAGAATTAAGGAGGAAAGGCAGTCGTTAG
- a CDS encoding GNAT family N-acetyltransferase — protein sequence MNDVLLEWIGYLASFIVLISLLMSSIIKLRWINLLGSSIFAIYGFLIGALPVAFMNIGIAIINIYYLVKIYGSKEYFKLIPLLTASLYFNYFLEFYQEGIQKYMNTSGFNFESAEISFYILRNTVPAGIFLGSRYDENTLKVELDFVTPEYRDFKIGTYIYETKKDYFLKHGFSKLVCFSSNEKHIQYLRKMGFKEYTGSDTHFFIKELA from the coding sequence ATGAATGATGTATTACTTGAGTGGATAGGTTATTTAGCTTCATTTATTGTGCTTATATCCCTGCTCATGAGCTCTATTATAAAATTAAGGTGGATTAATCTGCTAGGTTCTAGTATTTTTGCAATTTATGGTTTTTTAATAGGCGCATTGCCTGTAGCTTTTATGAATATAGGTATTGCTATTATTAATATTTATTATCTTGTTAAAATCTATGGTTCAAAAGAATATTTTAAGCTTATTCCACTTCTAACTGCTTCTTTGTACTTTAACTATTTCTTAGAATTCTATCAAGAAGGCATTCAAAAATATATGAATACTTCTGGATTTAACTTTGAAAGCGCCGAAATTAGTTTTTATATTTTAAGAAATACTGTGCCTGCAGGTATTTTTTTAGGTTCACGTTATGATGAAAATACACTTAAAGTTGAACTTGATTTTGTAACCCCAGAGTATAGAGACTTTAAAATAGGAACCTATATTTATGAAACTAAAAAAGACTACTTTTTAAAACATGGTTTTTCCAAGCTAGTATGTTTTTCATCTAATGAAAAGCATATTCAGTATCTTAGGAAAATGGGTTTTAAAGAATATACTGGAAGTGATACACATTTTTTTATAAAGGAACTTGCCTAA
- a CDS encoding DUF2089 domain-containing protein, with product MAYKVINKCPVCQGKLTIRKLECKKCSTIIENHFEMSKFDYLTSEQINFIEVFLKNRGNIKDVEKELGISYPTVRAKLDEVISALGHNVTAPPTVDKKRVIDMLDRGEITSDEAIKMLNGEKIRREL from the coding sequence TTGGCTTATAAAGTTATTAATAAGTGCCCTGTGTGTCAAGGCAAGCTTACAATTAGAAAGCTGGAATGCAAAAAGTGTAGTACAATTATAGAAAATCATTTTGAAATGTCCAAGTTTGATTATTTAACAAGCGAACAAATAAATTTTATTGAAGTTTTCCTTAAAAACCGAGGAAATATCAAAGACGTAGAAAAAGAACTTGGAATTTCATACCCTACGGTAAGAGCAAAACTTGACGAGGTGATATCAGCTCTAGGGCATAACGTAACAGCACCTCCCACTGTTGATAAAAAACGTGTGATAGATATGCTCGATCGAGGTGAGATTACCAGTGATGAGGCAATCAAGATGTTAAATGGAGAAAAAATAAGGAGGGAATTATAA
- a CDS encoding SHOCT-like domain-containing protein, whose product MSDEVLKILKMVEDGKITADKAQLLIESINNKSAMETPAVSDNDIMNKMLKIKVNSDNGDNVDVKIPVKLIKTTLKALGKIPIDKHVDGMDKIDFNLISEAIDNGLCGKIVDVHSANGDIVEVVIE is encoded by the coding sequence ATGAGTGATGAAGTATTAAAAATTTTAAAAATGGTTGAAGACGGTAAGATTACCGCTGATAAAGCGCAATTACTTATTGAATCAATTAATAATAAAAGTGCTATGGAAACACCTGCGGTTTCGGATAATGATATTATGAACAAAATGCTTAAGATAAAGGTAAATTCTGATAATGGAGATAATGTAGATGTCAAGATCCCGGTTAAGCTCATTAAAACAACGCTTAAAGCATTAGGAAAGATTCCTATAGATAAGCATGTTGATGGCATGGATAAAATAGATTTTAATCTTATCTCAGAGGCAATTGATAATGGCCTTTGCGGGAAAATAGTAGATGTACACAGTGCAAATGGGGATATTGTTGAGGTTGTTATAGAATAG
- a CDS encoding sensor histidine kinase codes for MFKALRNKFLILNLITISIMMMIAFTSIYLITYNNTHSDINRELHKLAEFNPRSNEPPLGRSDMPPISKSDDVPNMQKRSVSFTILLDSTWDIVKVNSIFDMDDTFYEDAAQSALSKYKSQGQFKLDGNYWAFMIRPHPTGYKIIFLDITFQQNILMKLIYTFLAVAFIMLIVIFFISRFFANRAIAPIKEAFNKQKQFIADASHELKTPLAVINTNTDVLLSSIGTSLGDEVKWLHYIKGEAERMAKLTNDLLYLTQVDYSDIQMVFSDFNLSECAENIILTMEAVIFENNISLEYDIRPDIMISGSMEQITQVIIILLDNAIKYANPKGTINISLKKQHNTALLSVTNTGDGIPNEELDKIFDRFYRIDKSRSRSKGGHGLGLPIAQTILNQHHGKIAVTSILHESTTFYIELPCVNN; via the coding sequence ATGTTTAAAGCCCTTAGAAATAAGTTTCTTATTCTTAACCTCATAACTATCTCCATTATGATGATGATTGCTTTTACATCTATTTACCTCATAACTTATAATAATACACATTCAGATATTAATAGAGAACTTCACAAATTAGCTGAATTTAATCCTAGATCTAACGAACCTCCTCTTGGGCGTTCTGATATGCCACCCATATCCAAGTCTGATGATGTCCCAAACATGCAGAAACGTTCCGTATCATTTACTATCCTATTAGACAGTACTTGGGATATTGTAAAAGTCAATTCTATCTTTGATATGGATGATACGTTTTATGAGGATGCAGCACAATCTGCACTTAGTAAATATAAAAGTCAAGGACAATTTAAGCTTGATGGCAATTACTGGGCATTTATGATTAGACCTCATCCTACAGGTTATAAAATAATTTTCTTAGATATTACTTTTCAGCAGAATATATTAATGAAACTAATCTATACCTTTTTGGCTGTAGCATTTATTATGCTTATTGTGATCTTCTTTATCAGCAGATTTTTTGCCAATAGAGCTATTGCTCCTATCAAAGAAGCTTTTAATAAGCAAAAACAATTTATTGCCGATGCTTCTCATGAACTCAAAACACCCCTCGCCGTTATTAACACAAATACAGACGTACTCCTGTCTAGTATTGGCACTTCTCTAGGTGATGAAGTGAAATGGCTGCATTATATCAAAGGTGAAGCTGAAAGAATGGCTAAACTTACAAATGATTTACTCTATCTCACTCAAGTGGATTACTCTGATATTCAAATGGTCTTTAGTGATTTTAATTTAAGTGAATGTGCAGAAAATATAATATTAACAATGGAAGCAGTTATCTTTGAAAATAATATTTCACTAGAATATGATATTAGACCAGATATTATGATTTCTGGCAGCATGGAACAGATTACCCAAGTTATTATTATCCTTCTAGATAATGCTATCAAGTATGCAAATCCCAAAGGCACTATTAATATTTCACTTAAAAAGCAGCATAATACGGCTCTATTATCTGTAACGAATACTGGGGATGGCATACCTAATGAGGAGCTTGATAAAATCTTTGATAGATTTTACCGCATAGATAAGTCCCGTTCAAGATCTAAAGGTGGTCATGGACTCGGTCTTCCCATAGCACAGACCATACTTAATCAGCATCATGGTAAAATTGCAGTTACAAGTATCTTACATGAAAGTACTACCTTCTATATTGAGTTGCCATGTGTTAATAATTAG
- a CDS encoding response regulator transcription factor yields MRILLVEDEIHLAEALVQILRKNNYTVDVSYDGESGLDNALSDIYDLILLDIMMPKMDGITVLKNIRLQGLTTPVLLLTAKGEISDRVMGLDSGADDYLPKPFATEELLARIRAMSRRKGEVVTDNTLKFGDIMLNTANLKLSALGKEVKLTLKESELLEFLISRKNAATSKEMIIEKLWGFDADVEHNHVEVYVSFLRKKLNFLDSNVSITTVRGIGYSLEVKD; encoded by the coding sequence ATGCGTATATTACTTGTTGAAGATGAAATACATTTAGCTGAAGCCCTTGTACAGATTTTACGTAAAAATAATTATACAGTAGATGTATCTTATGACGGAGAATCTGGTTTAGATAATGCATTAAGTGATATTTATGACTTAATACTACTAGATATTATGATGCCTAAAATGGATGGAATCACCGTACTTAAAAATATCCGCTTGCAGGGTCTTACAACTCCTGTACTGCTTCTTACAGCTAAGGGTGAAATAAGTGATCGGGTGATGGGTCTTGACAGCGGGGCAGATGATTATCTTCCAAAACCTTTTGCAACAGAGGAGCTTCTGGCAAGAATAAGGGCTATGTCGAGACGTAAGGGTGAAGTGGTCACAGATAACACCTTAAAATTTGGCGATATTATGCTTAACACTGCCAATCTTAAGCTCTCAGCTTTAGGAAAAGAGGTTAAGCTTACATTAAAAGAAAGTGAACTGCTTGAGTTTCTTATTTCACGTAAAAACGCAGCTACTTCAAAAGAAATGATTATTGAAAAACTTTGGGGTTTTGATGCTGATGTAGAGCATAACCATGTTGAGGTGTATGTTTCTTTTCTAAGAAAAAAATTAAACTTTTTAGATTCTAATGTAAGTATCACAACAGTTCGTGGTATAGGTTACAGCCTGGAGGTGAAAGATTAA
- a CDS encoding polyphosphate polymerase domain-containing protein — protein MGIEVFNRYENKFLLDDKTYEQLQGYLCDYMEHDKYNKENGFYTISNIYYDTADNHLIRSSLEKPKYKEKLRLRAYGVPNSDSEGYLEIKKKVCGLVNKRRTTLKLDEAYEFVNTGIKPDIKDYMNEQVINEIEYILKRYTLEPKLYLAYDRTAMFSRECSDLRITFDTNIRTRRYDLKLECGDYGEKLLEDNRWLMEVKAKDSIPIWLSKLLSECKAYKASFSKYGTQHKKTVANAQHMKGDLNTCLKQYSA, from the coding sequence ATGGGAATAGAAGTTTTTAACAGATATGAAAACAAGTTTTTACTAGATGATAAGACCTACGAACAACTGCAAGGTTATCTTTGTGACTATATGGAACATGATAAATACAATAAGGAAAATGGGTTTTATACGATCAGTAATATCTATTATGACACAGCAGATAATCATTTGATAAGGAGTTCTTTAGAAAAACCTAAGTATAAGGAAAAATTACGACTTAGAGCTTATGGCGTTCCAAATAGCGATAGTGAAGGTTATTTAGAGATTAAAAAGAAGGTGTGCGGGCTCGTTAATAAAAGAAGAACCACATTAAAGCTTGATGAGGCCTATGAATTTGTAAATACAGGCATAAAACCTGATATTAAAGATTATATGAATGAACAAGTTATTAATGAAATTGAATATATTTTAAAACGTTATACCCTTGAACCTAAACTTTACTTAGCTTATGACAGAACAGCTATGTTTTCTAGAGAATGCAGTGATTTAAGAATAACTTTTGATACCAACATAAGAACTAGAAGATATGACCTTAAGTTAGAGTGTGGAGATTACGGAGAAAAACTTTTAGAAGATAATAGGTGGCTTATGGAAGTGAAGGCGAAAGACAGTATACCTATTTGGTTATCGAAGCTTTTATCAGAATGTAAGGCATATAAAGCAAGTTTTTCAAAGTATGGTACACAACATAAAAAAACAGTAGCAAATGCACAACATATGAAAGGAGATTTAAACACATGTTTGAAACAATACTCAGCATAG
- a CDS encoding DUF4956 domain-containing protein translates to MFETILSIDTVNTAASSIPLMDALLTIIVSFILGGAISMSYIKTSNKGTYSQNFSLTLILVPTVIAIIILLIGSNVARAFSLAGAFSIIRFRSAPGDPKDIAYVLFTMAAGLACGVGFYGYAILFTFALCFLMFMLSIFNFGAEKSSHKILKIVIPEDLNYEGAFDDIFQKFTTHYELKRVRTTDLGSLYELVYSITVDNAINQKEFLDALRCRNGNLNITLSMCADAA, encoded by the coding sequence ATGTTTGAAACAATACTCAGCATAGACACAGTAAATACAGCAGCCTCTTCAATTCCTTTGATGGATGCACTGCTAACCATTATTGTATCCTTTATTTTAGGAGGAGCGATTAGTATGAGCTATATTAAGACTTCGAATAAGGGGACGTATTCACAAAATTTTTCGCTTACACTTATACTTGTTCCTACAGTTATTGCTATTATTATTCTCCTAATTGGCAGCAATGTTGCAAGAGCCTTTAGTCTGGCAGGAGCTTTTTCAATCATAAGATTCAGAAGTGCACCAGGGGATCCTAAAGATATTGCATATGTACTTTTTACAATGGCAGCTGGGCTTGCCTGTGGCGTAGGTTTTTATGGTTATGCAATTTTATTTACTTTTGCTCTTTGCTTTCTTATGTTTATGTTAAGCATATTTAACTTTGGAGCAGAAAAATCTTCTCATAAAATATTAAAAATAGTTATTCCAGAAGACTTAAACTATGAAGGTGCCTTTGATGATATTTTTCAGAAATTTACAACACATTACGAGCTAAAAAGAGTTAGGACAACAGATCTTGGAAGTCTTTATGAACTTGTTTATAGCATTACAGTAGATAATGCAATCAATCAAAAAGAGTTTCTGGATGCGCTGCGTTGCAGAAACGGAAATTTAAATATCACCTTATCAATGTGTGCGGATGCAGCATAA
- a CDS encoding CotH kinase family protein, whose product MKNIGIKQLIAAVSVVVVLITGVFLNTNVIGATTSQNTKGYEKLFQKDKVIDIRINVSDADLESMMSDPLAEEYKSATVKVGGVTVENVGFRTKGNSTLKSVAGSDSDRYSFRIKLDKYVKGQTLLGLDEFVVNNMYSDPSYMREYLSYEALRAMGVDVPLTAFANVYINDELFGFYLCVEALDDSFIERSFGDDSGSLYKQEQGSTLQYVADSNYDKSELKIGKDKTKTDLKNFIKVLNEMPTGQKGDIESVLDVDSALKYIAVNTVLGNYDSYNGNFSHNYYLYGQDGRFTVIPWDYNMSIAGFGGGNQTTIPIDQPVVGVDIKNLPLINNLLAVEAYKQKYYTYIEELNIYLENFEQRVTQVANIIRPYVKADPTKFYTMEQFEASITYSETEVDELTNAAPSTGRVAVTDGQSPVLPNMPEDFTPGERPEMPTGQRPEMLAGERPEMPMGERPERLQGVPGDMKNGRNGGMGMQVSSVSIVNFIKARVENVKAQLSGSISTTGNTTMNNTVKGK is encoded by the coding sequence ATGAAAAATATAGGCATAAAACAATTAATAGCAGCAGTTTCAGTGGTAGTGGTACTTATTACAGGGGTTTTTCTAAATACTAACGTTATCGGAGCAACAACATCTCAAAATACTAAGGGGTATGAAAAACTGTTCCAAAAAGACAAAGTAATAGACATTCGTATTAATGTTTCTGATGCAGATCTTGAAAGTATGATGAGTGATCCTTTGGCTGAAGAATACAAAAGTGCAACGGTTAAGGTCGGGGGTGTTACTGTAGAAAATGTAGGTTTTAGAACAAAAGGAAATTCTACACTAAAGTCTGTTGCGGGCAGTGATTCCGATCGCTACAGCTTTAGAATCAAACTTGATAAATATGTAAAAGGGCAGACGCTCCTAGGGCTTGACGAATTTGTAGTCAATAATATGTACTCAGATCCTTCCTATATGCGAGAATATCTAAGTTATGAAGCGCTTAGGGCTATGGGAGTGGATGTACCTTTGACAGCTTTTGCAAATGTGTATATTAATGATGAACTTTTTGGGTTTTACCTTTGTGTTGAAGCTCTGGATGATAGCTTTATAGAAAGAAGCTTTGGGGATGATAGTGGCAGTCTTTATAAGCAAGAGCAAGGCAGTACTTTACAGTACGTGGCAGACAGTAATTATGATAAGAGCGAGCTAAAAATAGGAAAAGATAAAACTAAAACAGATCTTAAGAACTTTATTAAAGTTTTAAATGAGATGCCTACTGGGCAAAAGGGTGATATTGAAAGTGTGTTGGATGTAGATAGTGCATTGAAGTATATCGCAGTAAATACTGTTCTCGGTAACTATGACAGCTACAACGGCAATTTCTCTCATAACTATTATTTGTATGGGCAAGATGGTAGATTTACTGTTATTCCATGGGACTATAATATGTCTATAGCAGGATTTGGAGGAGGCAATCAAACAACTATTCCGATTGACCAACCGGTAGTGGGCGTCGATATTAAAAACCTTCCGCTTATTAATAACTTACTTGCAGTTGAGGCATATAAACAAAAGTATTACACCTATATCGAAGAGCTTAATATCTATTTAGAAAATTTTGAACAGAGGGTAACGCAGGTGGCAAATATTATAAGACCCTATGTTAAGGCTGATCCTACGAAGTTTTATACAATGGAACAATTTGAAGCAAGTATAACTTATTCAGAAACAGAAGTAGATGAACTAACAAATGCTGCGCCGAGCACAGGACGTGTAGCCGTAACAGATGGCCAAAGTCCAGTACTACCAAATATGCCGGAAGATTTTACTCCAGGCGAAAGGCCTGAGATGCCAACTGGACAAAGGCCAGAAATGCTAGCTGGCGAGAGACCAGAAATGCCTATGGGGGAAAGGCCTGAAAGACTACAAGGTGTGCCGGGGGATATGAAAAATGGCCGAAACGGTGGTATGGGCATGCAAGTAAGCTCAGTATCTATTGTAAACTTTATAAAGGCAAGAGTTGAGAATGTCAAAGCACAGCTCTCAGGAAGCATTTCGACTACTGGTAATACAACTATGAACAATACTGTAAAGGGAAAATAA
- a CDS encoding methyl-accepting chemotaxis protein — protein sequence MDKISTKIVMLSLVNTIIVAILNVAASLYMNKSQQMPSGAEVASGVEKGTGGGQFLLPTPVLIGLLISLILGIIISYFLGKYIAKPIIKVTELTRKTASFDLVYDESFDEVLKYKDESGLMGEALSDTREVLRDMALKLQNICGELTSHSHSLSKTTDDNVQTITQVVTTMNQVAAGNGHQAKTINAINITLTEVAQLIDNITKEALEGADHAVKSIDSIQEGQKAVDIQSKKMEENIAISYETNKSMDELSIMIEKVADTINIITAIADQTNLLALNAAIEAARAGEAGKGFAVVADEIRKLAEESGKAAKVINEIINQTTDKTKQVVNNISTTTTLIDEQKKALGITQDAFDKIKGTYNGIVAGFKQTAASIQTVNEKSKGISGQTQSMAAVAQQSAASMEEVSAAGQEQLASIEDIAQSAKGLFTLAKELREEVDKFKIA from the coding sequence ATGGACAAAATATCTACTAAAATCGTTATGCTATCACTTGTGAATACAATTATTGTTGCAATACTTAATGTAGCAGCATCACTTTATATGAATAAAAGTCAGCAAATGCCAAGTGGCGCAGAAGTAGCATCAGGTGTTGAGAAAGGAACTGGCGGCGGGCAGTTTCTTTTGCCCACTCCAGTGCTTATAGGATTACTCATATCACTTATTCTAGGGATTATTATATCTTATTTCCTAGGAAAATATATCGCTAAACCCATTATAAAAGTGACGGAGCTGACAAGGAAAACAGCAAGTTTCGACTTGGTTTATGATGAGTCTTTTGATGAAGTACTTAAGTATAAAGATGAAAGCGGCTTAATGGGAGAAGCCTTAAGTGATACAAGAGAAGTTCTAAGGGATATGGCTCTTAAATTACAAAATATCTGTGGGGAACTTACCTCACACTCGCATAGTCTTAGTAAAACAACTGATGACAATGTACAAACTATTACGCAAGTTGTAACGACAATGAATCAAGTAGCAGCAGGCAATGGACATCAAGCTAAAACAATTAATGCTATTAACATAACGTTAACTGAGGTCGCACAGCTGATCGATAATATTACAAAAGAAGCTTTAGAAGGAGCTGATCATGCTGTAAAGTCTATTGACAGTATTCAAGAAGGACAAAAGGCTGTTGATATACAATCTAAGAAAATGGAAGAAAACATAGCAATATCCTATGAGACCAATAAGTCAATGGATGAACTAAGTATTATGATAGAAAAGGTTGCTGATACCATTAATATTATTACTGCTATAGCGGACCAGACTAATCTGCTCGCACTTAATGCAGCGATAGAAGCAGCGAGAGCGGGAGAAGCAGGTAAAGGATTTGCTGTAGTTGCTGATGAAATTAGAAAGCTTGCGGAAGAGTCGGGAAAAGCTGCTAAAGTAATCAATGAGATTATTAATCAGACAACAGATAAGACTAAGCAAGTTGTAAATAATATAAGTACGACCACGACACTTATTGATGAACAGAAAAAAGCGCTGGGTATTACACAAGATGCATTTGATAAAATCAAAGGGACCTACAATGGTATTGTAGCTGGTTTTAAGCAGACAGCAGCATCCATACAGACAGTCAATGAAAAATCTAAAGGTATATCAGGTCAAACACAGAGTATGGCAGCTGTAGCACAGCAGTCAGCTGCAAGTATGGAAGAGGTATCAGCAGCAGGTCAGGAACAGCTTGCTTCTATAGAAGATATAGCGCAATCTGCGAAAGGGCTATTTACGCTGGCTAAAGAATTAAGAGAAGAAGTGGATAAGTTTAAAATTGCCTAA